A stretch of Triticum aestivum cultivar Chinese Spring chromosome 1D, IWGSC CS RefSeq v2.1, whole genome shotgun sequence DNA encodes these proteins:
- the LOC123181821 gene encoding uncharacterized protein, with the protein MPLPANLVMGSAFVALGVALLAGFLYVAVWSKALAPSDNWFLLAVQNDRYYCLLVPLTVPVIIVAVYLHWLSMKMFKHA; encoded by the exons ATGCCTCTCCCTGCGAACCTTGTAATGGGGTCCGCCTTCGTCGCGCTCGGCGTCGCGCTCCTCGCCGGCTTCCTCTACGTCGCCGTCTGGTCCAAGGCCCTCGCGCCGAGCGACAACTGGTTCTTGCTCGCCGTTCAAAACGACAG GTATTACTGCTTGCTTGTGCCCCTGACGGTCCCCGTCATAATCGTGGCTGTGTACCTGCATTGGCTGAGCATGAAGATGTTTAAGCATGCGTGA